One Halanaerobium hydrogeniformans genomic window, TTCAGCTGACAACGATAATTACTAATCTTAGCCAGGACGAGAAATGGGAGGCTGAAGATCAGGGTTCAGATATTGATTTTTTGTTGGATGCGGCCGATTATTCAGAACAAAGCAGGGTTGTAATTACTCCTGAAAGCAGTTTAACTTTTGATTTTTATCGGCATCGACGCGGAAGTGATTTATTAAAATCTGTTGCAGAAGAGTTTGAGACCAAAATTCAGCTTGCTTCACTGGCCTCCCATTCTGATTATGAAAATAGGCTTAACAGTTCTTTTCTCATTTCAGCTGAGGGTGAAATACTGGATAGGTATAATAAAACTAGGCTGGTTTATTTTGGTGAAATATATCCTCTGCAGAATTTATTGAATACCATAACTTCGTATCAATTTTCTTCCCTGGAAGCTGGAGAAGAAATAAGAATCTTTTCTGATGATGGTTTAAGCTGGCAGACATTAATCTGTTCAGAGGTTCTTTACACTGATCTTCTTTACTCAGAAATGCAGGAAGTTGACTTTTTAATTAATCAGTCAAATGAAGCCTGGTTTGATAACAGTTTAGCTTTAAAAAACTTGATGTGGAATTCAGCAGTATTGAGGGCTGTAGAAAGCAGAAGACCACTTGTTAAGGCCGGTAACCTTGCTTTTAGCGGCAAAGTTGAGGCTTCTGGTCTTTATCAAAAAACAGAGTTAAACAGCAATTATCATAACTTAAACATAACTTTAAGTGAAAAAGATTCTTTTTACAGCAGTTATTATAGCTTAATTGAGATCTTTCTTTATTTATTGACAGGGCTATTTATTATAATGTTGTTATTGGTACCAGGTACCAATAACTTTGATCTGTAGTTAAGCTTAGCGGCAGCTCAAGGATTTAACTTTTAGTACCAGGTACTAATCATTAAAAGGAGCTGATTTAAATGGCTAAAGAGAAGAGTTTAAAAGAGAAATTAGAAAAGAAAATGTTGACTAAGTCTGACATACCGATTATTGTTCTATTAACAGTTCTTTTTAGTTTTTTTGTTATCTGGCGGTTGAGGGTATATAGTCCTGATCTTTCTCTTAATCTTTTTTCAGAACTGATTGGTGTTGCTTTCACCCTCTTTATTATTGACACTCTGCTTGTGAGATCTAAAAACAAGCTCTGGAAGCTGGTTCATAAAGATATTGATTATTTAATCAGTCGGAATGTTAACAGATTGAGAGATGGAATTGCAACACGAGTCTTTAAGTTTGAGCCAGATCTAGATTCTCAAGTTTCATTTAATGAAAAGATAGAAGCTCTCAGCAAAGAAAGAGCAGACTTTTTGGCTGAAATGGATGAGCTGGACAAAGATGAGCTCATTATTAAAATCAAAGAAAATGATTTCTTCAATCAAGAAAATTATGATTATTTTGATGAGAAAGCAGAAGACTTTTGGGAGATATTAAATATGAAGTATTCTGAGTATTTGGCACCTGAATTGGTTTCAGAGCTGATTGAACTTCATACTGGACTTAAAGATCTCTGCAGTGCAATTAGACAGCATGCTAAAAGTGATATCCTGAAGGAAAACAAAGACTATTATCGCAGTCTTGGTGTGGAATCTGCAGCCCAAAGTTTGGTTGTTATAATTGAAAATTTAAACCAGCTGAAAGCAGCCGGCTATTCAGAAAACGCAAAAGTCAGCTAATATAGTAGGTACCTGAGTAGGTACCTGGTACCAATAACTTTGATCTGTAGTTGAACTTGCCGGCAGCTCAAGGATTAGAGTTTTGGTACCTGGTACATAAAGTGATGTAAAGAGGAGTGGTAAAAATGGATATTTTAGCAAATAATAATCTATATGAGGTTGAAAAGATAAAGGGGGAGAAGATATTTTTAACTGCGATTTTGGGAGATAAAGAGCAGAAGAAAGAGTTAAACTCAAATGATTATAAAAAAGAGGTTGTTATAGGTGATCTGTTTTTTCTAAGTTCAGATAATAATGGAGATCAGGCAGAACATTATGCCGTTCAAAAAGTTAAGGGAAGATATTCAGAACTTAAAGAGTATATTTATTTAAAAATGAGGATAATGCTGGATTTTTATCGCTATAATTATGCTAAGGCTATTTTTCATGCTGAAGAAAAGCCGGCAGCTTATCAAGAATTCGAAAAAATATTGGCTGAGAACAAAGAAAAAATCGATAACTTCACCACCTATAACAGTGATGAAAAGGTTAAGGCTTTTAACCATACAAACTATGAGCTAACAGAGATCTTAGAATCTGAACTTATTTTTGAACAGGAGGAAGGAATACCTTTTGACTGGCAGTGGAATCTAATGCGAATCTATAAATTGGCTGAAGATCAGTATGTCAGCTTTAAGCAGAGCAGTATTTTTAAAGAAAGACAGCGGGGAGAATATTTTAAGATAGAGAAAAAATATGTTGATACCATGCGAAATTTAGAAGAGGATAAGGATTACTTTCTTGATTAATCTCCCAGCTAATCATTTTCTTGACAAAACTTCTTCTACTGAGATATAATTTTCTTGAACGTCCATAATATTAGGACGTTTTTTTGTGTAAATATATTAAATCATAGCTTTAAATAAAACAGAGATAAATCAAGGAGAGATAATAAAAATGACTACTAAAAACACCAGAGAAATTTCATTTCAAATGGCTTTACTGCCGGTTTTTGTGCTACTTTTAGCTGGAGCTTTATCGGTTTTTGTCTGGGAAGTCGGGATGTTGATTCCTTTAATAAGTGGTGTAGTTGCAGCTGCATTACTGGGAATGTATTATGGGAAAAGCTGGAACGAACTTGAAAACGGACTTAAAAATGGGGTCAGCCAGGCATTACAGCCGGTTTTTATTTTGATTATTGTTGGTTCTATTATTGGGACCTGGATTTTAAGTGGTATCATACCAGCCTTAATATATTATGGCTTACAGATTATTAATCCGGCTATATTTTTACCTCTAGCAGCTTTAATAACTGCTGTAGTTTCTACCAGTACAGGGACTTCATTTACTTCAATCGCCACAGTTGGTATTGCCTTAATGGCGGTTGGTAATGGGATGGGATTTGCATCTGCAGTTACTGCAGCTGCTATAATTTCTGGAGCTTTTTTTGGAGATAAAATTTCTCCATTATCTGATACAACAAACATAGCACCAGCTATCGTGGGGTGCGAACTTTTTGAACATATTCAACATATGCTCTGGGATACCATACCAGCTTTTTTAATCTCCCTTGTTTTATACTATTTTGTTGGGATAAATCAGCTGGTTAGTGCTTCAGCTGGAACTGAAGAGATCGCCAGTTTAATTCAGGGCTTAGAAGGAATTTTTAATATAACACCAATTTTAATTTTGGTACCTATTTTAACAATAGTACTTGCCTTAAAGAAAGTTCCTGCCTTACCAGCTCTAGTCTCGGTTTCATTTATCGGTGGATTATTTGCTTTTATTTTTCAGGGTTCAACTTTAAGGGAGATATTTGAGGCCTTTAGTTTTGGTTACAGTATTGATTCAGGACAGCCGATGATCGATAATTTATTAAGTAGAGGTGGGATCACTTCTATGGGAAGTACTATAATATTGTTGATCACTGCAACTGCACTTGGAGGTATAATGAGGGAAGCAGGAATTCTGGATGCAATTTTAAATAAATTTATTTCATTGATAAAAAATCAGAAGATGCTTGGTTTAAGTGCGATTTTTTCAAGTATATTAATTGGTTTTAGTACAGGAGCCCAGATTTTAGCCATAATTATACCTGGGAGTTTGTTTAAAGAATCATATAAAGAGTTTAATCTCCATACTAAAAATTTAAGTAGAGCTGTTGAAGCTGCAGGTACTGTTGGAATTACCCTTGTCCCCTGGAGTGTACCGGCAGTTTTTGCTGCTAATATGCTGGATGTTGATCCATCAGCCTTTATCCCCTATTTGTTTTTCCCGATCCTGGTTATTTTAATTAATGTTTTATATAGTATTACAGGTTTTACCATGGCTGAAGGAGAAAGTGAAGCAGATTTAAAAGGGAGTGAGATGGTTGGTTGATAG contains:
- the lnt gene encoding apolipoprotein N-acyltransferase — protein: MSYLLLIISALLLNIPNYFPGLYFSVWLGFIPLFYVFDNHRSRVFFKGWLFGFVYLTAAAFFLVNPVKIYTELNIMIIILMLLIVFAGLGLIFGLFFKAYFSIFKAKINPFYFALAWLVFVFLRFRLLYFFPIAYLAPTQAEFSSFIQLADIGGFWLLSFVLVFLSGLLYRVIFERKLKDFFLFVLIFLLIFGYGQFRLRQFNDFADQIQLTTIITNLSQDEKWEAEDQGSDIDFLLDAADYSEQSRVVITPESSLTFDFYRHRRGSDLLKSVAEEFETKIQLASLASHSDYENRLNSSFLISAEGEILDRYNKTRLVYFGEIYPLQNLLNTITSYQFSSLEAGEEIRIFSDDGLSWQTLICSEVLYTDLLYSEMQEVDFLINQSNEAWFDNSLALKNLMWNSAVLRAVESRRPLVKAGNLAFSGKVEASGLYQKTELNSNYHNLNITLSEKDSFYSSYYSLIEIFLYLLTGLFIIMLLLVPGTNNFDL
- the nhaC gene encoding Na+/H+ antiporter NhaC gives rise to the protein MTTKNTREISFQMALLPVFVLLLAGALSVFVWEVGMLIPLISGVVAAALLGMYYGKSWNELENGLKNGVSQALQPVFILIIVGSIIGTWILSGIIPALIYYGLQIINPAIFLPLAALITAVVSTSTGTSFTSIATVGIALMAVGNGMGFASAVTAAAIISGAFFGDKISPLSDTTNIAPAIVGCELFEHIQHMLWDTIPAFLISLVLYYFVGINQLVSASAGTEEIASLIQGLEGIFNITPILILVPILTIVLALKKVPALPALVSVSFIGGLFAFIFQGSTLREIFEAFSFGYSIDSGQPMIDNLLSRGGITSMGSTIILLITATALGGIMREAGILDAILNKFISLIKNQKMLGLSAIFSSILIGFSTGAQILAIIIPGSLFKESYKEFNLHTKNLSRAVEAAGTVGITLVPWSVPAVFAANMLDVDPSAFIPYLFFPILVILINVLYSITGFTMAEGESEADLKGSEMVG